A genomic region of Pseudopipra pipra isolate bDixPip1 chromosome 20, bDixPip1.hap1, whole genome shotgun sequence contains the following coding sequences:
- the BARHL1 gene encoding barH-like 1 homeobox protein: protein MEGSTGFGIDSILSHRAGSPAVPKGDPLVGDGRSPLELSPRSEGSSGCPSPRSPGRECLEAAVPRPGLDAHLQPGQVSAPSQSRTVTSSFLIRDILADCKPLAACAPYSSTNGPHGGQEPAGRMPTKPGEDFREKMEKNTSSSSSDSEYKVKEEGDREISSSRDSPPVRLKKPRKARTAFTDHQLAQLERSFERQKYLSVQDRMELAASLNLTDTQVKTWYQNRRTKWKRQTAVGLELLAEAGNYSALQRMFPSPYFYPQSLVSNLDPGAALYLYRGPSAPPPALQRPLVPRILIHGLQGGSEPPPPLPPLPGVLPRAAQPR, encoded by the exons ATGGAGGGCTCCACCGGGTTTGGGATCGACTCCATCCTCTCCCACCGAGCCGGCAGCCCGGCCGTGCCCAAGGGGGACCCGCTGGTGGGCGACGGCCGGTCCCCGCTGGAGCTGAGCCCCCGCTCCGAGGGCAGCAGCGGGTGCCCCTCGCCCCGCTCGCCGGGCCGCGAGTGCCTGGAGGCGGCGGTGCCGCGGCCGGGCCTGGATGCGCATCTCCAGCCGGGGCAGGTCTCGGCTCCCTCCCAGTCCCGGACCGtcacctcctccttcctcatCAGAGACATCCTGGCCGACTGCAAGCCCCTGGCCGCCTGCGCGCCTTACTCCAGCACCAATGGACCTCACGGCGGGCAGGAGCCGGCGGGCAGGATGCCCACCAAGCCCGGCGAGGATTTTagggagaaaatggaaaaaaacaccagcagctcctcctcgGACTCGGAGTACAAAG TGAAAGAAGAAGGGGACCGAGAGATCTCCAGCTCCCGGGACAGCCCCCCGGTGCGGCTGAAAAAGCCGCGCAAAGCCCGCACCGCCTTCACCGACCATCAGCTGGCCCAGCTGGAGCGCAGCTTCGAGAGGCAAAAATACCTGAGCGTGCAGGACAGGATGGAACTGGCCGCCTCCCTCAACCTCACCGACACGCAGGTGAAAACGTGGTACCAGAACAGAAG GACCAAGTGGAAACGGCAGACGGCGGtgggcctggagctgctggccGAGGCCGGTAACTACTCGGCCCTCCAGAGGATGTTCCCCTCGCCCTACTTCTACCCGCAGAGTTTGGTCTCCAACTTGGACCCCGGCGCCGCCCTCTACCTGTACCGCGGACCCAGCGCGCCGCCCCCCGCCCTACAGAGACCCTTGGTGCCCCGCATCCTCATCCACGGACTGCAGGGCGGCAGCGAGCCCCCGCCGCCCCTGCCCCCGCTGCCCGGCGTCCTGCCCCGGGCTGCGCAGCCCCGGTGA